In Microplitis mediator isolate UGA2020A chromosome 2, iyMicMedi2.1, whole genome shotgun sequence, a single window of DNA contains:
- the LOC130663423 gene encoding putative gustatory receptor 28b isoform X3 has protein sequence MILTTFVVRTIKQSQKTANIINRLMDRCTMDPKIKEQLAKFSSDLLHLKVGFTACDIVPLDRTLVAMISGTVATYLIIFIQFRTSAPN, from the exons ATGATTTTGACAACTTTTGTTGTGAGAACAATTAAACAG agtcaaaaaacagcAAATATAATAAATCGACTTATGGATCGCTGCACAATGGATCCAAAAATAAAGGAACAA ttgGCTAAATTTTCCAGCGACCTCCTGCACTTGAAAGTTGGGTTCACAGCCTGTGACATTGTGCCACTAGACCGTACACTCGTGGCAATG aTCTCTGGCACAGTCGCAACGTATctcattatatttatacagTTTCGTACCAGCGCaccaaattaa
- the LOC130663423 gene encoding putative gustatory receptor 28a isoform X1, whose protein sequence is MYYYSSPQSRLQPLQKSHFIYYIHSTTVYLYKNKKMEQFFLNKSEKKNLYLFRFDYLIFIKYIIYKIIGLSPWSLNIHKVSNKNHRINNDKNNIFDISYAGTFYNILLIILINSLNIYSFGSFFPVQVDTVLTPTIMNIINFVLVLSVTAIMTIYVTRQSIIINVMNKLIRVEENLKNCGYYKAESYLTIYLMIIFNFLLTTGMLATGIYKYSLLGVFIKLLPIIISSWVLIQYSTFLYIINKKFESVNTTISNFGKMKNSSQLQPIFMTKTGLLTESVYHEIENLKFVYGELCDICQNIEDFYGLPALIAIVKFGETIIRSSYYILVSLDYSVPDKLLAYVISGIGIVWTSLILMILTTFVVRTIKQSQKTANIINRLMDRCTMDPKIKEQLAKFSSDLLHLKVGFTACDIVPLDRTLVAMISGTVATYLIIFIQFRTSAPN, encoded by the exons ATGTATTATTATAGTTCTCCTCAGTCTCGATTGCAACCACTGCAGAAATCAcactttatatattatattcattCCACAACagtgtatttatataaaaataaaaaaatggaacaattttttttaaacaaatcggaaaaaaaaaatctttacctTTTTCgctttgattatttaatatttataaaatacattatttataaaataatcggCTTGTCTCCATGGTCACTAAATATTCATaaagtttcaaataaaaatcaccgaattaataatgataaaaataatattttcgatatttcgTATGCCGgaacattttataatattctgctaattatacttattaattcgttgaatatatattcattCGGCTCGTTCTTTCCCGTTCAAGTAGACACTGTTCTAACGCCAacaataatgaatattattaacTTTGTATTGGTACTGTCGGTAACCGCTATAATGACTATTTACGTTACTCGacaaagtataataattaatgttatgAATAAACTTATTCGTGTGgaagaaaatctaaaaaactGTGGATACTATAAAGCAGAAAGTTATTTGACTATTTAtttgatgattatttttaattttctactgaCAACTGGGATGTTAGCGACGGGAATTTATAAGTATTCATTGTTAggagtatttattaaattgttgcCAATCATTATCTCCAGTTGGGTCCTAATACAGTACTCGacatttctatatataataaataaaaaatttgaaagcgTCAATACAACAATTTCTAACTTtgggaaaatgaaaaattcgtCTCAATTACAGCCAATATTTATGACTAAGACAGGACTTTTAACTGAATCAGTCTATCACGAgattgaaaacttaaaatttgtttacggAGAATTATGTGATATTTGTCAAAATATTGAAGATTTTTATGGGCTACCTGCTCTAATTGCTATAGTTAAATTTGGAGAAACGATAATAAGGTCCTCATATTATATACTTGTGTCACTAGATTATTCAGTACCAGACAAGTTATTAGCGTATGTCATCAGTGGAATAGGCATTGTTTGGACGTCTCTTATATTAATGATTTTGACAACTTTTGTTGTGAGAACAATTAAACAG agtcaaaaaacagcAAATATAATAAATCGACTTATGGATCGCTGCACAATGGATCCAAAAATAAAGGAACAA ttgGCTAAATTTTCCAGCGACCTCCTGCACTTGAAAGTTGGGTTCACAGCCTGTGACATTGTGCCACTAGACCGTACACTCGTGGCAATG aTCTCTGGCACAGTCGCAACGTATctcattatatttatacagTTTCGTACCAGCGCaccaaattaa
- the LOC130663423 gene encoding uncharacterized protein LOC130663423 isoform X2: MYYYSSPQSRLQPLQKSHFIYYIHSTTVYLYKNKKMEQFFLNKSEKKNLYLFRFDYLIFIKYIIYKIIGLSPWSLNIHKVSNKNHRINNDKNNIFDISYAGTFYNILLIILINSLNIYSFGSFFPVQVDTVLTPTIMNIINFVLVLSVTAIMTIYVTRQSIIINVMNKLIRVEENLKNCGYYKAESYLTIYLMIIFNFLLTTGMLATGIYKYSLLGVFIKLLPIIISSWVLIQYSTFLYIINKKFESVNTTISNFGKMKNSSQLQPIFMTKTGLLTESVYHEIENLKFVYGELCDICQNIEDFYGLPALIAIVKFGETIIRSSYYILVSLDYSVPDKLLAYVISGIGIVWTSLILMILTTFVVRTIKQSQKTANIINRLMDRCTMDPKIKEQRPPALESWVHSL, from the exons ATGTATTATTATAGTTCTCCTCAGTCTCGATTGCAACCACTGCAGAAATCAcactttatatattatattcattCCACAACagtgtatttatataaaaataaaaaaatggaacaattttttttaaacaaatcggaaaaaaaaaatctttacctTTTTCgctttgattatttaatatttataaaatacattatttataaaataatcggCTTGTCTCCATGGTCACTAAATATTCATaaagtttcaaataaaaatcaccgaattaataatgataaaaataatattttcgatatttcgTATGCCGgaacattttataatattctgctaattatacttattaattcgttgaatatatattcattCGGCTCGTTCTTTCCCGTTCAAGTAGACACTGTTCTAACGCCAacaataatgaatattattaacTTTGTATTGGTACTGTCGGTAACCGCTATAATGACTATTTACGTTACTCGacaaagtataataattaatgttatgAATAAACTTATTCGTGTGgaagaaaatctaaaaaactGTGGATACTATAAAGCAGAAAGTTATTTGACTATTTAtttgatgattatttttaattttctactgaCAACTGGGATGTTAGCGACGGGAATTTATAAGTATTCATTGTTAggagtatttattaaattgttgcCAATCATTATCTCCAGTTGGGTCCTAATACAGTACTCGacatttctatatataataaataaaaaatttgaaagcgTCAATACAACAATTTCTAACTTtgggaaaatgaaaaattcgtCTCAATTACAGCCAATATTTATGACTAAGACAGGACTTTTAACTGAATCAGTCTATCACGAgattgaaaacttaaaatttgtttacggAGAATTATGTGATATTTGTCAAAATATTGAAGATTTTTATGGGCTACCTGCTCTAATTGCTATAGTTAAATTTGGAGAAACGATAATAAGGTCCTCATATTATATACTTGTGTCACTAGATTATTCAGTACCAGACAAGTTATTAGCGTATGTCATCAGTGGAATAGGCATTGTTTGGACGTCTCTTATATTAATGATTTTGACAACTTTTGTTGTGAGAACAATTAAACAG agtcaaaaaacagcAAATATAATAAATCGACTTATGGATCGCTGCACAATGGATCCAAAAATAAAGGAACAA CGACCTCCTGCACTTGAAAGTTGGGTTCACAGCCTGTGA
- the LOC130663425 gene encoding putative gustatory receptor 28b has translation MLISRCSPGVIASWTVTQYAILLNMINKRFESINLGILKMGGNIRSGGTQSQTLSVTKLSLLRELVLYDIDNIKYAYVELCEICQDIGDFYGLSILIVILHFGFQSIFVLYFAISSLIQGHEHSMTMHLFNGVRLSLSTFLFTVLTSSVTNTIKESKKISNIINLLMDRCPMDQKIKEQLFRFSHHLLHLKVEFSACDIVPLDRTFLAIIVGTIATYLIIILQFRISASN, from the exons ATGTTAATTAGTCGGTGTTCTCCTGGTGTTATTGCTAGTTGGACAGTAACACAGTACGCAATACTACTAAATATGATAAACAAGCGATTTGAATCTATCAATTTGGGTATTTTGAAAATGGGCGGCAATATTAGAAGCGGTGGAACTCAATCGCAAACATTATCCGTCACAAAATTATCGCTATTACGTGAATTAGTACTTTATGACAtagataatattaaatatgctTACGTAGAACTGTGTGAAATTTGTCAAGATATTGGAGATTTCTATGGGTTGTCTATTTTGATTGTCATACTTCACTTTGGTTTTCAAAGTATATTCGTTTTGTATTTTGCTATCTCGTCGCTAATCCAAGGACACGAACACAGCATGACAATGCATCTGTTTAATGGAGTGCGTTTGTCATTATCAACCTTTTTATTCACTGTATTGACATCTAGTGTTACGAACACAATAAAGGAG agtaaaaaaatttcaaatatcataaatttgCTTATGGATCGATGCCCAATggaccaaaaaattaaagaacaa ctGTTCAGATTTTCGCATCACCTCTTGCATTTGAAAGTTGAATTTTCCGCTTGTGATATTGTGCCACTAGATCGTACCTTCCTAGCAATC attgtCGGAACGATTGCAACTTatctaattataattttgcaaTTTCGTATAAGTGCATCTAATTAG
- the LOC130663427 gene encoding putative gustatory receptor 28a yields MYYIEHDSVRYKNFVVIQNFLFKTIGLSPWTVNGAQKCDKNQRVHNDQNYECNFSYFGSFYNIMIFVCVVSLTFYVKFNGGLHQKQQDSFLTSSISMNIYYLSALISSVILVIYIIKQKLIINVINRFKSVDKKLLRYAASELKSNKIISIIFMINLFMSICYEIFEIYYYPLLSAIIRDFPVIINSLVIIQFTIILDVINKRFKIINLAISKFEINNNCRSMSSSLSVTNLSVLRESVLNDVGGIKCAYMELCEICQDIGDFFGPSILIIILYTGVAMICDLYYGIVSLMVEDFDSMVSLSDGVWVIWIIFEFIVLTTSVTTVEEESGKTGNIIDSVMDQCAMDEQVGKVLFKFSHDLLHRKVELTACDIVPLNRTLLQTITGTIATYLIILVKFRISTPSN; encoded by the exons ATGTATTACATTGAACATGATTCAGTgcgttataaaaattttgtagttatccaaaattttctatttaaaaccATTGGGCTGTCGCCGTGGACTGTAAATGGTGCTCAAAAATGTGACAAGAATCAAAGAGTTCATAATGATCAAAATTATGAGTGCAATTTTTCGTATTTTGGAtctttttataatatcatGATATTTGTATGTGTGGTTTCACTGACTTTTTACGTTAAATTTAATGGTGGACTTCATCAAAAACAACAAGATTCATTTTTGACCAGTTCAATATCAATGAACATTTATTACTTATCAGCGCTAATATCATCTGTAATATTAgtaatttatatcattaaacaaaaactaataataaatgtaatcaATCGGTTCAAAagtgttgataaaaaattgctGAGATACGCAGCGAGCGAAttgaaaagtaataaaattatttcaataatatttatgattaacTTATTTATGAGCATTTGTTAcgagatttttgaaatatattacTATCCATTGCTGTCAGCAATAATACGGGATTTTCcggttattattaatagtttgGTCATAATACAGTTCACAATTATACTAGATGTAATTAATAAGcggttcaaaataattaatttggcgatttcaaaatttgagattaataataattgtcggTCAATGTCTTCATCGTTGTCTGTGACAAACTTATCAGTATTACGTGAATCAGTTCTCAATGATGTTGGTGGTATTAAATGTGCATACATGGAATTATGTGAAATTTGTCAAGACATTGGAGATTTTTTTGGACCGTCTATTTTGATCATTATTCTTTATACTGGTGTCGCAATGATATGCGATTTGTACTACGGAATTGTATCACTCATGGTTGAAGATTTTGATTCCATGGTGAGTCTTAGTGACGGAGTATGGGTAATAtggattattttcgaatttattGTGTTAACTACTTCCGTGACTACTGTAGAGGAAGAG agcGGGAAAACAGGAAATATCATTGATTCAGTCATGGATCAATGCGCGATGGATGAACAAGTCGGAAAAGTA TTGTTCAAATTTTCGCATGATCTTCTCCATCGAAAAGTCGAATTAACCGCCTGTGATATCGTTCCATTGAACCGTACACTTTTGCAGACT ATTACTGGTACGATTGCAACTTATCTCATTATCCTTGTAAAATTCCGAATAAGTACTCcttctaattaa
- the LOC130663426 gene encoding putative gustatory receptor 28a isoform X1, translating into MYYNKYDSAVHRNFVFIQSIFFKVIGLSPWTLGIFEIFRKQSKANNYQNYKCKFSYLGSIYNIFLIILMVSLILNVIFNESFHQLENDSFLTDSIEAKIHYVSTFATCGVFSTYIIQQKFMINAINRLKSVDEKLIKCAAYKTKSDKIIIVIFIIHFLLFTCEEIVEIYYYPLQSALMRDLPAVINCWILMQYTIIMDVINKRFEMINSAFSKFKRNKGNASTSQSSSLSNLSILHELFYYDIDNLKYAHAELCEICQDIGEFFGLPMLVTILHTIETMIATLFFFIVLSVNVQESDPGTYLSDVIWLMWIIHGFIVLTSYATRIEKESKKIAGVVDAIMDQCTMDKKMQRKLFIFSHALSHRSVELNVCDIMPLNRTLLQTVAGTIVTYLIILIQFRNCSSSNQIN; encoded by the exons ATGTATTACAATAAATACGACTCAGCAGTTCATCgaaatttcgtatttattCAATCAATTTTCTTTAAAGTAATCGGACTGTCACCGTGGACATTaggtatttttgaaatatttcgtAAACAGAGCAAAGCCAATAATTACCAAAATTACAAGTGTAAATTCTCTTACCTCGGGtctatatacaatatatttttaatcattctcATGGTGTCATTGATATTGAACGTCATATTTAATGAGTCATTTCATCAACTAGAAAATGATTCATTCTTAACCGATTCAATTGAAGCAAAGATTCATTACGTCTCAACATTTGCAACATGTGGAGTATTTTCCACTTATATTATCCAGCAAAAGTTCATGATTAATGCAATTAATCGGCTAAAAAGCGTTGACGAAAAGTTAATAAAGTGTGCAGCTTACAaaacaaaaagtgataaaattattatcgtaatatttatcattcattttCTTTTGTTCACCTGCGAAGAGATCGttgaaatatattattatccaTTACAATCAGCATTAATGCGAGATTTACCGGCTGTTATTAATTGTTGGATTCTTATGCAGTACACGATAATAATGGATGTTATCAATAAACGATTCGAGATGATTAATTCggctttttcaaaatttaaaagaaataaaggTAACGCCTCTACATCACAGTCATCATCCCTTTCAAATCTGTCAATATTGCACGaactattttattatgatattGACAATCTCAAATATGCTCACGCAGAATTGTGCGAAATTTGTCAAGATATTGGAGAATTCTTTGGGTTACCTATGTTGGTCACTATTCTACATACCATTGAAACAATGATAGCCACATTGTTTTTCTTTATTGTTCTGTCTGTCAACGTACAAGAATCTGATCCGGGTACGTATCTGAGTGATGTGATATGGCTGATGTGGATTATTCACGGATTTATCGTGTTAACTTCTTATGCAACTAGAATAGAGAAAGAA agtaaaaaaatagctGGGGTTGTTGATGCCATTATGGACCAGTGCACAATGGACAAGAAAATGCaaagaaaa TTGTTCATATTTTCACATGCTCTTTCACATCGATCCGTCGAATTGAACGTGTGTGACATTATGCCTTTAAACCGTACACTTTTGCAGACT gtTGCTGGTACAATTGTAACCTATCTCATTATTCTAATACAATTTCGCAATTGCTCATCTTCGAATCAAATTAACTAG
- the LOC130663426 gene encoding putative gustatory receptor 28a isoform X2, translating to MYYNKYQPVHQQNLTLIQYIFFKIIGLSPWTINNFGISRKCRKVSNVQNDICYLSYSGIFYNIMLFIGMVSLVLNFTFYQTMHHETRTDNLVTAKTLTGFQFLASSEIMILFAIYTFRQKVIIAVLNKLKSMDDKLQKCGVFGIDNDYTIHLIFTINFLLSCCFLITDSYHYPLLMILMRRSPAILYSWLIIQFTMLLDIIDKRFKILNSMIEKLSDIENQSETLPSILKMPLLNELVIHKITDIKSAYVELSEIGQKITDFYGLFCLMAIKFIGTASIFVTYFLMMFFLGAIVLSTMVWLTNGIWLLWMTFQIIVFTTYVTRTMKQSNNTGKIINKFMDQSTMDEKVEKEMVKFLRNLPYLKIEFTACDVISIDRTLIGTFVGTIATYLIILIQFRLSPPSG from the exons atgtattacaataaatatcagCCAGTGCATCAACAAAATCTAACTCTTAtccaatacattttttttaaaataattggacTATCGCCCtggacaataaataattttggaatatctcGTAAATGCCGGAAAGTTAGTAATGTCCAAAATGATATTTGCTATTTGTCATACTCCggaatattttacaatattatgCTATTCATTGGCATGGTGTCATTGGTCTTAAATTTCACATTTTACCAAACTATGCATCACGAAACTCGTACCGATAATTTGGTAACCGCGAAAACACTAACAGGCTTCCAATTTCTTGCATCTTCGGAAATAATGATtctttttgcaatttatacATTCCGACAAAAAGTTATAATTgctgttttaaataaattaaaaagcatggacgataaattacaaaagtgTGGAGTTTTTGGAATTGATAATGACTATACTATTCATCTGATAttcactataaattttttacttagcTGTTGCTTTTTGATAACTGACAGTTATCATTATCCATTACTTATGATATTAATGCGACGCTCACCGGCCATTCTATATAGTTGGTTGATaattcaattcacaatgctacttgatataattgataaaagaTTCAAAATTCTAAACTCAATGATCGAGAAGCTGAGCGATATTGAAAATCAATCGGAAACATTACCTTCCATATTAAAAATGCCACTATTGAACGAATTagttattcataaaataactGACATTAAATCAGCTTACGTTGAATTAAGCGAAATTGGTCAGAAAATAACTGATTTTTACGGGTTGTTTTGTTTAATGGCTATAAAGTTTATTGGAACTGCAAGTATATTTGTTACATATTTTTTGATGATGTTTTTTCTCGGAGCAATAGTACTGAGCACTATGGTATGGCTTACTAACGGAATTTGGTTACTATGGATGACTTTTCAAATCATTGTCTTCACAACTTACGTCACTAGAACAATGAAGCAG agtaaCAATACgggaaaaattatcaacaaattCATGGATCAGAGTACGATggatgaaaaagttgaaaaagaa ATGGTTAAATTTCTACGCAACCTCCCGTATCTGAAAATTGAATTCACCGCCTGCGATGTTATTTCAATAGATCGTACGCTTATAGGCACA TTTGTTGGTACAATTGCAACCTACCTCATTATTCTGATACAATTCCGCCTGAGCCCACCTTCTggttaa
- the LOC130663426 gene encoding putative gustatory receptor 28b isoform X3, producing MYYNKYVSVYHHSLFFIQYIFFKIIGLSPWTISNFEIYQKNRKINNDQNICKFSYFGTFYNVLLIIMMTIITIYASYNERLMVKRIDSLLTKRTISSIETVAVLVALIYLSVYIFRQKLMIGVFNRLKIVDSKLQKCAAYSFTNDITLHIIFIVNLLICCSLMVYYFHRFSLVDTIIKCTPSVISTWLVIQYVMLLNMINKRFKSINYTIGKIIEVYKNENQPETVCISRTTLFRGSLIHDINNIKYAYIKLCEICEALGDFFGFSVLTVLIFVGAGSVFVAYFGILPYFEKQNPGIGLIETIPTFWMNFSIFMLSTYVNKIIKQSTETPTIINLLMDGCTIDENVEKELVKFVRDLLYLKVGFTACDIISLDRTLIGTIVGTVATYLIILIQFRPSD from the exons atgtattacaataaatatgtgTCAGTGTACCACCAtagcttattttttattcaatatattttctttaaaataattggacTGTCGCCTTGGACAATAAGCAATTTcgaaatttaccaaaaaaaccgaaaaattaataatgatcaaAATATCTGCAAGTTTTCATATTTTGGAACATTTTACAAcgttttattgataattatgatGACTATTATAACAATATATGCTTCATATAATGAGCGCTTAATGGTAAAAAGAATAGATTCTTTACTGACAAAACGCACCATATCAAGTATTGAAACTGTCGCAGTATTGGTggcacttatttatttatcagtgTATATTTTCCGTCAAAAATTGATGATTGGTGTTTTTAATCGGTTGAAAATTGTGGACAGTAAACTACAAAAATGTGCAGCCTATAGCTTCACGAATGACATAACTCttcatataatatttatcgtCAATTTACTTATTTGCTGTTCCTTAATGGTGTATTATTTCCACCGCTTCTCATTAGTAGATACGATAATTAAGTGCACACCTAGTGTAATCAGTACATGGTTGGTAATACAGTACGTGATGCTACTAAATATGATTAATAAAAGGttcaaaagtattaattatacaattgGCAAGATCAttgaagtttataaaaatgaaaatcaacCGGAAACAGTGTGTATTTCAAGAACGACACTTTTTCGTGGGTCTTTAATtcatgatataaataatattaaatacgcGTACATCAAATTGTGTGAAATTTGTGAAGCCCTCGGTGATTTTTTTGGCTTTTCTGTTTTGACAGTTCTGATTTTTGTCGGCGCTGGAAGTGTATTTGTTGCTTACTTTGGAATACTTCCATATTTCGAAAAACAGAATCCTGGCATTGGTCTAATCGAGACAATACCAACATTTTGgatgaatttttcaattttcatgtTATCAACTtacgttaataaaataatcaaacag AGCACTGAAACGCCGACTATCATCAATTTGCTTATGGATGGATGCACAATAGATGAAAACGTtgaaaaagaa TTGGTCAAATTTGTACGCGATCTCTTGTATCTGAAAGTTGGATTCACTGCATGTGATATTATTTCATTAGACCGAACACTTATAGGAACT aTTGTTGGTACAGTTGCAACTTATCTCATTATTCTGATACAATTTCGTCCGAGTGattga